A stretch of DNA from Triticum dicoccoides isolate Atlit2015 ecotype Zavitan chromosome 2A, WEW_v2.0, whole genome shotgun sequence:
ACTAACACCTTGCTGGCTATGCAGGTCGCCGCATGGAGTGGAAGGCATATATGCGGTCCATGCATATGCCTGCAGTGGATCTGCCCAACACACATATGTTCATGCACCACGATATTCAGATTGCAAAACTATTTCGTTTATGGCTTTTGAATGACAAAGCACTTGCTCGTGGTGTAAGATTGAATTGTGCTATGACTTTATGCGTTATGCTTTCAAATATTGTATGTATTCAATTGGTGTGAGCTCGTAAACTATAATCGACACTGTCTATTCCTGTTGTGCGTGTTGAATAACTCAACCATTTGTGTGCAAGAATTTTTCCTGGTGTATGGCATTTATATAATTTAATTCATCTGCAAATCTCAGTCTCGGTAATGGATGCCCTATTAAGCATTGATGTGAAGATGGAGGTCCATTGTTACAATTTTCATGTGAAAAGCCATCAGCCTAAGAATCGATGCTCCAAAAATGCtgattttttttgccacgccttccacGAATGTGATCTCATGATGAAAATTTGCAAACACTTAGAATATTTGTCGAAATTTattccgagctcatttgagctcgagctCACAAGGGTACTTTCGCCTTCAGCGTAGCTACAAATTATTAGGGTAGCAATCAACTAGTactgcctctgtaaagaaatataagagcgtttaaatcactaaagtagtgatctaaatcgtTCTTATAtttgcctctataaagaaatataagagcgtctaaagtagtgatctaaaccgttcttatatttctttatagagggagtagtttGCAATGATGATCTTGACCACATCTGTGGCGACatccctcactagtagaaaacggagctttaaaaccggttcgtaagggcctttagtgccggtttcataaccggcattaattggtgggcactaaaggcctccctcctttagtaccagttcggcatgaaccggcgctaaagtgccatcacgtggcgtgagctcgcgccctggtatgggggacctttagtaccggttggtgttaccaaccgatactaataggtttttttaataattttggaaatttttttgattatttttttttcgatttttaatttttctgaattatttggtgatttagtctctaatcacctctcttaactgctcaagcgtggatcactcattccaaatcatctaacttcccgaccggtcacccatccctctcactactccagtccaagcacgcttaactttcgggttctattctccttcatttTCAAGtccgcacttgttgttttcctgacaatagtaagatgccaatcctattaaacctcaggagtttagcttgagcatgaagtcacacatttcactctttgagtttgaaactattattctaaaaaacagtaattatttagtaacactaatatttcttgaataagtttgaccatagtttgaccacattttgaccatagtttgaccagatttgaccaaaattcaaaaaattgaaataattatttagtaatactaatattcttgaataattatgtagtaacattaatacttcttgaataagtattttgaccagatttaacaattttttttaaaaaaacttaaatttgaccatatctgtTTTCCTTTtgaaatttgaggattctaaaaaattgcaaacaggccataggccgtctccatcggatgcggattttcgtgctgaattttttgatatattatacgttttttttccgacatcgtatgcaaaagttatagccgttttacattttccctacactttttgcaaaacatgtccaaatttaagttttcaaattttcctaactagtagatgtagtaacgtaactacctctcgaaggattttattttttgaagtttttatcattttcttttgattttttcagaactgNNNNNNNNNNNNNNNNNNNNNNNNNNNNNNNNNNNNNNNNNNNNNNNNNNNNNNNNNNNNNNNNNNNNNNNNNNNNNNNNNNNNNNNNNNNNNNNNNNNNNNNNNNNNNNNNNNNNNNNNNNNNNNNNNNNNNNNNNNNNNNNNNNNNNNNNNNNNNNNNNNNNNNNNNNNNNNNNNNNNNNNNNNNNNNNNNNNNNNNNNNNNNNNNNNNNNNNNNNNNNNNNNNNNNNNNNNNNNNNNNNNNNNNNNNNNNNNNNNNNNNNNNNNNNNNNNNNNGGCACAAACCGgtcctaaaggttagccctttaggaccggtttgtgccacgaaccggtactaaaggtgatcgtggggccctagcctgacgccagcctgccatcacccctttagtaccggttcgtggcacgaaccggtactaaaggttcaacacgaaccggcattaatgcatagtcgttcgaaccggcactaatggtaccattagtgccggctcaaattcaaaccggcactaatgtgcttcacgtttgaccctttttctactagtgcctgaaTGAAATGGCGAGCCATGGCAACGAATTCCGGTTGTTGCTAAGATTGTAGAATCCTTACAAGAGTCATGTGTATGAGCATTATTGCAGCAGCATCTACTACCAAAGATAGCATTATCTTTTCTTTGGAAAAATATTTACCCAAAAAAGGAAATGAATTTTGAAATGCACAACACTGTATTTCTCTGTTGGGTAGGCGGTATGGAGGGAACAAATAGTTACCCAAGGTAGGAGTAAATGGCACCTGCGGTACCACAACTTGTCTAGGGGGTGCACTTTAGTCAGTGAACTCGCAAAACGAAAAACCCGTCGCTCAACTTGCGAGGCAGGTGCAGATTGGTCACAAACTGGCCATATCGGCCACTGGACCGGCCAGCTGCCGGTTTTTTGCTGGACATTGTCATGTGAGGTCGGTGGGGACCGGTGATTTTGCAGGAAATACCCTactttattttttcttctcctccttgaTTGCATGCATCATTCCGTTCCTATTACCACGATAATTTGACATACATAACTAAAACTCACCTAGTTAAAACTAGCATAGGTTTGGATTACATGCCATAAGTTATCTCAGAAAGCCCCCCAAGTTTAAAACACACAGGGTGCGGGTCACATTGCTAGTTGCATAGATGTCAGTATCATATCGTACAAGTTTATAAACATATATGTAGCTTGGAGGAAAATGGTGACATAACAATACATTTCAAATACAGTACATGCTAGTGGCTAGGAGAGACGTGATTCAGGACCATGGTTCAGCCGAACCTATGGTCTATGCCGTATGATTTAACATCCTACTACACGTGGATCTGTGACATACATGCCAACTGAATTTTTTAATCAACCATATATGGATCCTCATGAATAGACATGCATGCCAACTGTATTTTTTTTAATCAACCATACATGGATCCTCATGAATAGTGTCTAGAAATTAATGGTGTTGAGCGTAGGTTCGGCTGAGCCATGGTTCCGTAAAACATTTTCGTGCTAGGTATATTATTTAGTACACTATTGCATAGTACATGACATATCACACTATAGAGCTCCAGTATGATTTTCGCAACAAAAAAAGAGCTCCAGTATGATGTCGCAGGATGATCACACAGCCTGCTGCAGTTTCCTCACGATGAGAGGGAGCCCGTACCTGGGCGTCAGAGTGATGAAATTGCTGGGCTTGTGCACATAAGTAGGGGACAGGGAGAAGGTGAAACTCTTCAGGATGGTGGCTATCACGATCTGCACCTCAACCATGGCGAAATTCTGCCCAGCACAGACCCTAGGACCGCATGAGAAGGCCAACAGCGCGTGCGAATGCTTGGCGGCCTTCAAGAAGCCATTCTGGAACCTCATGGGGTTAAACATGTCAGCGTCAGGCCCCCAGACATCTTTGTCCCGGTGCAACATCACCAACGGTATTGTTATCATAGTTCCTTTCGGCACCTTCATGTGCGCGAGGGTGGTGTCTGaggaagtcttcctctgtaggaaaGCTATGGGGCCATAGAGCCTCAGTGTCTCCAAGAGCAACATGTTAAGCTGCAAGTCACCACGGCGTTTATTGGTTCTATGGACATGGATATATGCATGCATGAGATTTAAGGTCCATCTACACGTCCTTGGCAAATTATATTGTATGTAACATTTTCTAAAAGTTAAACATTTGAAATTTTTACAGAAGCAGTTATACTTATGTATAATACCAAATCAATTCAATTAGATTTATATCATGATTTTTTTTATAAGGTCTGGTATAAGCTATAAAATTGCTCATGGTTTATGAAAGTTATATTTTAGACACTAGAAGATATTATATGCATATCATACCAGCTTCAGTTTGCCAGGGGAATCAACTAAGGGCAGGTGGTGAGCAGGATATTCCCGGACGACCTCCTCCCTGACCATCTCCTGCCACTGTGGGTAGCTGGCCAGCAGGAACATCTCCCAGGTAATGAGGCTGGCGCTGGTATCGTACCCAGCCGCGAAGAAGGTCCTGCACTCGCCGACCATTTCCTCGGTGCTCAGAGTCTGGGTCTTGCTACATGCCTGCAGCTGCAGCATCTGCCCCAGCAGGTCGtcttcgtagatgctgctaccaagtCGTGCCTCTATGATCCGTGAGATCTTGCTTCTCACAAGCTTGTCAAGTTGCCACGTCCGACGGTTGCGAGGTGTCGGCAGGTACCTAGAATCAACCGAGATTAATTTGTTTCAAGCTCTATATCCATTCAATCGATTTAATTCAAACTTTGGTACTACATGGATTTTCTTGCTACCTACTTGAATCCAGTTACCGGAGGATCCGCAAAAGCATATGTGGCAAGCTTCAACTGCTCTTTACCGGCGACCAGCACCTCCCAGGCCTCCTTGTAGTTCTTGCCCAACATCATTCGTGCAATGACACTCATGGCTATTTCGTCAGAGTCGTGACTCATGTCTATCTCGGTCTGCTGCCTGCTGCTCTCTTGAATTTTTGCGCGCCACCGTTCCATTGTCCGCTGTGTGCACTCCAACGTTATTTCTGACATGGCCTGAACACAAAACATATATTCAAACTCGTAATGCTGTCTTGAGATTTGTCGTTCCAGTACGTTCAAAAGAGGAAAATTTCGGTGACAAACTGACCTTGATCATCCCTTGGTTGAAAGCAGGGTGGATGAATTTGCGGCGCCGCTTCCAGTCGTCTCCGTTTGCGAACACAACCCCGTTCCCCAGAACTGGATCCAAGCTTGGGTTCAAATAGTCCTTTTGGAACATGTCTGTCCTGTCGGTTAACACTTTCTTCACCAGCTCCATGTCTGTACAACACAGTGCTGGTGTCGGTCCCAGCCAGTACAGGAATGTTTTTCCTGATAGTACAAACATGTGATCATATATCTGCATAATACACATATTTATAGACCGTAATGATCAAGTAGGTAGGTAGAGACATTTGAGCTACGTACTTACCATACAGGGGAGGCCCATAATGATCATAGTTGTTTTGTAATTTGTATGATTCGGTGGTGTTGGCGTTGCATACATGTAATCTTGTCTGTGTAAACACTACGGTGGTGGGCTCTTCACCCTTCTTTTCTATCAATATGTGATACACACACTCACGCGTATTCTATAAAAAAGGGTACGTACTTACCATACAGGGAGGCCCATTTACGGAAGAAGGGTTGCACCGTAGTGACGCAGTCGTGGGAGCTGGTGTCCAGATCCTTGGCTCTCCCGGCAACAACCATCCTTTGGCACTCCGGCAGGGACCCAACCAGGAATTTGTAAGGCGGACCTCTAATGCCCTGCCGCCCGAACCACCTGGCTATGGCATACGGCCTCCAGAGCAGATACCACAGTGCTCTCGTGGTCACCAGCAGCGTGAGGACAGCGGCCAGAGCTTGCCCTATGTTAGGCTCCATGAATACTGTTTCTCTCCTTTCTCTGTTTTAGTGTTCTCCGTTAGCTGTTTTGGGTATTAATATATAGCATCACCAGACCGGTTTTTGATGTGTCTACCTGCAAACTGCCTTTGATGGATCAGTACTACCTGAGGAGGGGGAAACACTGGCGAAAAGGAGCTGCTTCCAATCGCTTGCTGCTCAGCCTATTGCCATCAGAATCGATACTCACTACTGGAATTTTCTTCTAGGGGCCGGAAGAATCGTTTCTGGcaaatcatagattttttttgtccaAAATTATTCCGACAAACTTTGAATTTAAATTTCGTTTGCATGAATATATATAATTTGTAATCTAGCAAACCCATATCTTCTATCTCCACTCCAATCAATTAGGCGTACACAGATTTCAAAATTAAACTTTAAAACCACTAATTAAACTTATggattcgcaaaaaaaaaaaaaaacctacgAACATAAGTTATGTGACTTAAGGCATCTCCAATGTCACCCCCTCCCCAAACGGACACTGTATTTGTATGCGGATAGGTCTGTACTTGTCCGTTGATAAGGATACGGGAGCCGCCATTCAACCCTGTCCCTAAACATCCACCACTATTTTTTGAAGTCCACAACACTCAAAATAATGGCATATCAAATCCTCGACGAGCTAaaatatttgaaatgcgatagtagtTCTAAATTAAATATTACAATACAAGTAATTTTTGAAATaaaatagttcaaacttgaattCAACTCGCACATATGTTTTAATTGTCCCCTTTAACCGCCCATAGATGCTCGGTCAGATCTTTGTTGAGTTGCTCATGAGTTGCTCGATGTAGAATTTGTGGATGCATTTGGATATACTCATCAAACATGGCCGGATTCTGATGTGGAGGATCACCCATGATCTCAAATTCCGTACCTCCGACAGCATATTCACCCTCATCCTCCATGATCATGCAAAATCCAGAGATCCTATGATGCAAATGCTTCAAGACAGTTGGTATTGCCCTTAACATGACCCTAATATTGCCCTTGTAGAACTTTTCGGTAGTTCTTCCTTATCTAGTGCATGCAATCAAGAGATCAGAGTGTACCTGGCCATCCTCTTGCTCCCGAGAGTGGCATGAGCATTTCTCTGTCTGTGACAGTTGGTTGTCTCAAGTAATGAGGTCCAAACAGCTCGACAACTGCCGTAGAAAATCTGACCATGGCATCTCcgcatgtgctatcaaacatccagAAGTACTCATCCCACGAATATATGCCATCCCATATGCAAGTATCCGCAATGAAGCCGTACCCAGAGAATCGAATTCTTCTTACATCATCCTTCTtcaagatgaagtagtcatcataggacCGTATGCCAATGTAGAGACGATCGAACACATTTTTTTTTGCATCCAAAATACGCTGGCGAAAAGTGTCGGTGAATAGGGCATCGTGGAAAAGTAATGCTCCTTTAGCGTCAAACGCCCCCATGCCCTATTCCAGTTTAGCACTTGATGACCCTTGAACGATCCTTTAAAATATAGAACAGGCTCTTTCCCATGCTCCGCGTGTCCGATGCCTACATCATTTCCATTTCATCCGCAAATCCTCCACGTTGGATGAGTCGTTTGACCATCATTTGGCGGATACTATGCTATCATGTGCCTCGCTCTCTAATATGCTTGCTTAAGCATGATTATTTTGTATTTGATTAAGGGAACCATTTTCTCAGGTTAGGCCACATATTATCAAGTAAATGTTTCGATATAATTTATTCAAGTTTTTTTCTTAGCCTAGGAACAATCTACACCGTTACAACTCGTCTCTACGATAAACATCTCTTAATTTTTTATTAACGTGTATTCTCTATAGATAGATTGATAGATATAGatgtaaaaaagaaagaaagagaattaGGACAAATGAGATTTATTGTGACTGACATTCGACATGTGCTACACTGCAATTATGGGGTCATTTTGAGCTGCCGCATTGACGTTGAGACCAGGAATGTTTACTGGGTAGCGACGTATGCATCCGGCCCACGCCTTGTCTGGCTCGGCTGCGGGACGGATGCATTCCCAGACGGCGCTGTTGCACTTGACCCCCGCTCCGAGCCCAACCATCCAGACACGGTCGCCCTTCCGCAATCGGCCCTTGGCCTCGACGTATGCCATCTCGTACCACACCGAGCTGCTGGACGTGTTCCCGAACCGGTGAAGCGTCATGCGAGATGGCTCCACATGCTCGTCCGACAACCCGAGGCTCGACTGGACCTTGTCGACGACTGCACGCCCCCCGGCGTGGATGCACACGTGCTGGAACGCCTTGTGAAAGTCAGGGACGTACGGCTTCACGCCGACGAAGCGCAGTGAGGCCTTGCGGAAGTCAGGGAGGTAAGGCTTCACGCCGGCTCGCCGGGCAAGCTCGAGCACCATCTTGTTGGCGACGAAGCGCAGCTGCTCGAAGAAGGGGAGCACGAGCGGGCCAAGGGCTGTGATGTTGGCCTTGAGCGCGTCGCCGGCCACCGACATCAGGTCCTTGGAAAGGATGACCCCTACGTTACCATCCGCGTCCTCCTCTTGGAAGATGCACCGGTAGGAGCTGTCTTGTCCGCCGCCGGTGATGGTTCGCACGAGGTGGGCGAGGCGAAACCGCGCCTTGTCCTTGGATGTGGACAGCAGCGCGGCGGCGCCACCCACCCGGAAGAGCAAGTTGGACAGTAGCATGGCGCGCTCCTTGCCGACGTACAGGTTGGGCGTGATGGTCTCCGTGGACACGACGAGAGCGTGCGCAGCACCGTGGGCGTGGGGCAACACACGAAGAAGGCTAGCCGCGAGTCCCACCGAGATCACTCCGGCGCTACACCCCATCCCAGAAACATTTATGCTGCGGACGTCGCTGCGGAGCGCGTATCTGTTGATGATCATGTCGGTGAGGGACGGCACGGGGGCGAAGACGCTGCAGTTGACGACGACGATGTCGATGGCGTCAGGGGTGACACCGGACTTGGCCAACAGTTCATCGATGGCAGAGAAGATGATTAGCTCAGCTTCGTCGCGCGCCATGTCCAAGTTGTTGTCTGGCGGGATGAAGTGGTCGCCGGGGGGCAGGCTAGTCTCGTCGCCGATACCGCTGCTGCTGAGCACGCGCGTCATGAAGCGGATAGTGCGATCGTCCGCGAACGCCGGCACGAGGCGAGCATGCTCGATGAAGGTTGCGTTGGGGAAACGCGAGGTGGGACTGGGAAGGAAGCAAGCGTAATCCACGAGGTACACCGCTCGTGGGCGGTTCACTACCGCCCCCACCACAGCCACCATGCCCACGCAGAGCAGGAGGAGCTTGAAGGGTGAGAAAGCGTAGCCCAGTAGCCGTGTCGCTTTGATGGCGATGATGCTGCATGAAATGACAAGGCCGGAAACAACGGGGAACAAGTCCATGGCCATGATGCTCCTGTTCGGAGGTGAAAGACAATTCGGGTGCTTTTATAGGCACTAGCGGCACAACTATAGTAGTATTTGTGCGCTTGGTTCCAAAACTGCTATATTTTCAAAAACAATAATGCGACACTACTTATTTTGTTAACATAGTATAATCGAAGTCGCTCAGATAAACGAGCatgcactcacccctatgaacacatATTCTGCCCCTATGAGCACTTCAGACAGACTCAGCGGCATAGCATCTTGAGATTGAGGAACCCGCTACAGACACCTCGTAGTCGACGaaacgtcttctcccactgaacGAACAGCGCCATAAAGTCTAGAACTTAAATCCTGATGGGGTGATGATACCAACGTTCTCCTAACCAGCCAACCACGGGTTGGTTCACCCACACCTGATGTCACATTTGTACACTCTCAACGCGAACATCTTAGCAACCGTTGGATGCACTCACCAATTAATCTTTGACGTGCAATTTCATTGGCAGCTCAGCCGCCACAAGCGTTCGCTCCCATGTGGTCAAGCACGAACGCAAGCGACCTGCTGGTTCGACCTTATTCGTTACTCGACCACTCTCTCTATCCACTCCTCTTTTATTGAGTTGTGAGTTGTTGATTTCTAGGACGATGCAGAGCGCGCGACGGAGACGCGACAGTGTAGCGGTGGGGATGATAGGCAGGAGGCGGTGGAGATGAAGTCGATGCAGGCCGCATAGGGAACACCACCGATGGGCACCAAGGTGGGCGTGCTCGAAGAGCCTCTGACGAGCAGCTCGCTGAGGTGGTTCGGGAAGAAACGGTAGCCATCCATGTCGTGTCGCGCCCCTTCATGCCGCCATCCACGCCGTGTTCCCCTCCCAATCTCCTGGTGCAGTGAAGGGTGCCACTGAAGTAGGTCAATGGAGG
This window harbors:
- the LOC119358581 gene encoding cytochrome P450 709B2-like; translation: MEPNIGQALAAVLTLLVTTRALWYLLWRPYAIARWFGRQGIRGPPYKFLVGSLPECQRMVVAGRAKDLDTSSHDCVTTVQPFFRKWASLYGKTFLYWLGPTPALCCTDMELVKKVLTDRTDMFQKDYLNPSLDPVLGNGVVFANGDDWKRRRKFIHPAFNQGMIKAMSEITLECTQRTMERWRAKIQESSRQQTEIDMSHDSDEIAMSVIARMMLGKNYKEAWEVLVAGKEQLKLATYAFADPPVTGFKYLPTPRNRRTWQLDKLVRSKISRIIEARLGSSIYEDDLLGQMLQLQACSKTQTLSTEEMVGECRTFFAAGYDTSASLITWEMFLLASYPQWQEMVREEVVREYPAHHLPLVDSPGKLKLLNMLLLETLRLYGPIAFLQRKTSSDTTLAHMKVPKGTMITIPLVMLHRDKDVWGPDADMFNPMRFQNGFLKAAKHSHALLAFSCGPRVCAGQNFAMVEVQIVIATILKSFTFSLSPTYVHKPSNFITLTPRYGLPLIVRKLQQAV
- the LOC119357370 gene encoding 3-ketoacyl-CoA synthase 5-like: MDLFPVVSGLVISCSIIAIKATRLLGYAFSPFKLLLLCVGMVAVVGAVVNRPRAVYLVDYACFLPSPTSRFPNATFIEHARLVPAFADDRTIRFMTRVLSSSGIGDETSLPPGDHFIPPDNNLDMARDEAELIIFSAIDELLAKSGVTPDAIDIVVVNCSVFAPVPSLTDMIINRYALRSDVRSINVSGMGCSAGVISVGLAASLLRVLPHAHGAAHALVVSTETITPNLYVGKERAMLLSNLLFRVGGAAALLSTSKDKARFRLAHLVRTITGGGQDSSYRCIFQEEDADGNVGVILSKDLMSVAGDALKANITALGPLVLPFFEQLRFVANKMVLELARRAGVKPYLPDFRKASLRFVGVKPYVPDFHKAFQHVCIHAGGRAVVDKVQSSLGLSDEHVEPSRMTLHRFGNTSSSSVWYEMAYVEAKGRLRKGDRVWMVGLGAGVKCNSAVWECIRPAAEPDKAWAGCIRRYPVNIPGLNVNAAAQNDPIIAV